In the genome of Paenibacillus sp. FSL R5-0766, one region contains:
- a CDS encoding LysE family transporter, producing MNIIPLVTYAIIASFTPGPNNIISMTHARNQGFRKTLPFISGVAAGCLLIMFLSSYFNLILHQYIPRITPVLNVLGCVYMLYLALKIMRSKPADGQENKVNHYSFLFGFTLQFINPKVILYGLTAISVFVLPLGQSHVHLIVFSLLLTFIGISANMTWAFGGMLFQSFLLRYERPVNIVMGMLLIYSALSILM from the coding sequence ATGAACATTATACCTTTAGTGACCTATGCAATTATTGCTTCATTTACACCCGGACCCAACAATATCATTTCCATGACGCATGCCAGAAATCAGGGGTTCCGCAAGACCCTTCCGTTTATTAGTGGAGTCGCAGCCGGCTGCCTGCTTATTATGTTTCTGTCCAGTTATTTCAACCTTATTCTTCATCAATATATTCCCAGGATCACACCCGTCTTAAACGTGTTAGGATGTGTGTATATGCTCTATCTGGCGCTCAAAATCATGCGAAGTAAACCTGCAGATGGGCAAGAAAACAAGGTCAATCATTATTCATTTCTATTTGGGTTCACCCTGCAATTCATCAATCCCAAAGTCATTCTGTATGGGCTTACTGCCATATCTGTTTTTGTTCTGCCTCTTGGGCAGTCCCATGTTCATTTAATTGTATTTTCCTTGCTGCTCACCTTCATCGGTATTAGTGCCAATATGACCTGGGCGTTCGGTGGCATGTTATTCCAGAGCTTTCTATTAAGATACGAGCGTCCTGTTAATATCGTCATGGGTATGTTGTTAATTTACAGTGCACTATCAATCCTGATGTAA
- a CDS encoding lipase family protein produces MELPGKYSSEDAILLAAMLNQAYRLFEKEKVILPQGYTLRFNILALAGVEEPELEVFGFIAESKDKVVIIYRGTRTFKDNESDQDLFQIPYPFVRNVGKTHRGFTCIYQSAREKMIEELNKLSTNKRLFVAGHSLGGALAVLTALDIAVNTRFKHPVVYTYGSPRVADPEFASSFNETVKNSFRIVNVHDIIPTLPAKTYPPPLTKNGLFYRHVNTKVPLSFQLNSLPVRNHEIVCYFKFLSRQNPGYTKALCTDNPGFCPDTGLCVPFIGICSAQEEDEE; encoded by the coding sequence ATGGAACTTCCAGGCAAGTACAGTAGCGAGGATGCGATTTTGCTTGCGGCAATGCTCAATCAGGCGTACCGACTTTTTGAGAAGGAAAAGGTTATTCTGCCACAAGGCTATACTCTTCGATTCAACATTCTCGCACTGGCCGGTGTCGAGGAGCCCGAACTAGAAGTATTCGGCTTCATCGCGGAGTCGAAAGACAAGGTTGTAATTATTTATAGAGGAACCCGAACCTTTAAGGACAATGAGTCAGATCAAGACCTTTTTCAGATTCCGTATCCTTTTGTCAGAAATGTTGGAAAGACTCATCGCGGATTTACATGTATTTACCAATCAGCAAGAGAAAAAATGATCGAGGAATTGAACAAGCTTTCTACGAACAAACGACTGTTTGTTGCAGGCCACAGCTTGGGAGGAGCTTTAGCCGTATTGACTGCTTTGGATATTGCGGTGAACACCAGGTTTAAACATCCGGTCGTGTATACATATGGCAGCCCACGTGTCGCAGACCCGGAATTTGCATCCTCTTTCAACGAAACGGTAAAAAACAGTTTTCGTATAGTGAATGTGCACGACATCATTCCGACTTTGCCAGCTAAGACCTATCCGCCTCCACTTACAAAGAACGGACTATTTTATCGGCATGTGAATACAAAGGTTCCGCTCTCTTTCCAGCTGAACAGTTTGCCCGTTCGCAATCATGAGATTGTCTGTTATTTCAAATTCCTCAGCCGGCAGAATCCTGGTTATACAAAAGCGTTATGTACGGATAACCCGGGGTTTTGTCCTGATACGGGATTATGTGTTCCATTTATAGGGATATGCAGTGCGCAGGAAGAAGACGAGGAATAA
- a CDS encoding alpha/beta hydrolase, translated as MKKWRKRLVKFLIFDLAVILLLLGTGVIYQQVGLRQDAKILVPPGKLYNVHGDNMHLYTGGEGDVTVVLASGWGTANPYVDYYPLYEKLAPNTKFAVYDRFGYGYSDQTDKKRDVDTVAEELHELLQVSGQKPPYVLVGHSLGSLETIRFAQKYPDLVKGIVMIDGGSPEYYSNDDDTLADTIGGFANKLRIQTGLFRLSMQSDLVVETSNANRNELKLVPDDLKKLDTTALLHNYGNVNTLDELREIAANAKVVVDHKQTLPFPLTILTADYLGASEPEWDKSQLEFKSWSDESKQVTIKDTDHYIHQYRPDLVADEILALVKK; from the coding sequence ATGAAGAAATGGCGCAAAAGATTAGTTAAATTTTTGATATTCGACCTGGCGGTAATTCTGTTGCTTCTAGGTACTGGTGTGATTTACCAACAAGTGGGTTTAAGGCAGGATGCCAAAATACTCGTACCCCCTGGAAAACTGTACAACGTACATGGTGACAATATGCATCTATATACTGGTGGAGAAGGCGATGTAACAGTCGTGCTCGCCTCCGGCTGGGGTACCGCTAATCCCTATGTAGATTATTATCCATTATATGAAAAGCTTGCTCCCAACACAAAATTCGCTGTATATGACCGATTCGGCTATGGATATAGCGATCAGACCGATAAGAAACGTGATGTCGATACCGTAGCTGAAGAATTACACGAGTTGTTGCAGGTATCTGGACAGAAGCCACCTTATGTATTAGTTGGACATTCACTCGGCTCGCTGGAAACCATCCGTTTCGCACAAAAATACCCGGATCTCGTCAAGGGTATCGTCATGATTGATGGCGGAAGCCCCGAATATTATTCGAATGACGATGACACTTTGGCAGACACAATCGGTGGTTTTGCGAATAAATTACGTATCCAAACCGGACTATTCCGCCTCTCGATGCAATCTGACTTGGTTGTCGAAACCTCCAATGCCAATCGTAATGAACTGAAACTTGTACCCGATGATCTGAAAAAATTGGATACAACAGCGCTGTTGCACAACTATGGTAATGTGAACACGTTGGATGAATTACGTGAAATAGCTGCCAATGCCAAAGTGGTTGTAGATCACAAGCAAACCTTACCGTTTCCACTCACCATACTGACGGCTGATTACCTTGGTGCAAGTGAACCCGAATGGGATAAATCCCAATTAGAATTCAAATCTTGGTCAGATGAATCTAAACAGGTAACCATTAAAGATACCGATCACTACATCCATCAATATCGCCCTGACCTCGTTGCGGACGAGATATTGGCCCTGGTGAAGAAGTAA
- a CDS encoding DHA2 family efflux MFS transporter permease subunit — translation MKAGSAQNQQETKQYKVFPILFAMLLSGFIGLFGETALNVALTPLMALLEVGPTTIQWLTTGYLLVLGILVPVSGMLLQWFTTRQLFTTSLIFSIAGTFVAALAPSFEILLVARVLQAIGTALLLPLMFNTILVIFPIEKRGAAMGLIGLVIMFAPASGPSISGLILANLSWHWIFWISLPFFLISLVCGLLFLPNISKLTKPKIDILSIILSTLGFGGIVYGFSSAGGHGETGGGWTSPVVVATLVIGVLSLLLFSIRQLRMKQPMMDLRAFKYPMFTIGLILIFICMMMMLSSMLILPMYLQQGMAVTALTAGLVLLPGSLLNGLLSPVMGRLFDKFGPKWLVIIGLAVVTVVLFMYTGITPTTTLAKIITLHVFMMVGISMIMMPAQTNGLNQLPREYYPHGTAIMNTLQQVSGAIGTAVAVSILSAGQSRFLSGVANPESPENQLAGFTSGVQNAFVFALVLSIIGLITSLFVKRVKVGSTPGQQGPMH, via the coding sequence ATGAAGGCTGGTTCTGCACAGAATCAACAAGAAACAAAGCAATACAAGGTATTTCCGATTTTGTTCGCGATGCTGCTGAGCGGCTTTATTGGTCTGTTTGGAGAAACGGCATTAAACGTGGCATTGACGCCACTTATGGCTCTACTGGAAGTAGGTCCTACAACGATTCAATGGTTAACTACAGGTTACTTGCTTGTGTTGGGAATCCTGGTACCGGTATCCGGTATGCTGTTGCAGTGGTTTACCACAAGACAGTTGTTTACAACATCTTTGATTTTCTCGATTGCAGGAACATTTGTTGCTGCACTTGCACCTAGCTTCGAAATTTTGTTGGTGGCACGGGTGCTGCAGGCGATAGGTACAGCGCTATTGTTGCCACTGATGTTTAACACTATATTGGTTATTTTCCCGATTGAAAAACGTGGTGCGGCCATGGGATTGATCGGTTTGGTTATCATGTTTGCGCCAGCAAGTGGTCCGAGTATCTCCGGTCTGATCCTGGCTAATCTGAGCTGGCATTGGATCTTCTGGATCTCCTTGCCGTTCTTCCTGATCTCACTGGTATGCGGCTTGTTGTTCTTGCCGAATATTTCGAAATTGACCAAGCCCAAAATTGACATACTGTCCATTATCCTTTCTACCCTTGGTTTTGGTGGTATCGTATACGGCTTCAGTAGTGCAGGGGGACACGGGGAAACTGGCGGAGGCTGGACGAGTCCGGTCGTTGTTGCCACTCTCGTTATTGGTGTGTTGTCCTTGCTGTTATTCAGTATCCGTCAGTTGAGAATGAAACAGCCAATGATGGATCTGCGAGCGTTCAAATATCCGATGTTTACGATTGGCTTGATCCTGATATTCATCTGTATGATGATGATGCTGTCATCCATGCTGATCCTGCCAATGTATCTGCAACAAGGTATGGCCGTTACAGCGTTAACTGCCGGACTGGTTCTATTGCCGGGCAGTTTGCTGAATGGTTTACTGTCTCCGGTCATGGGCCGACTGTTTGACAAGTTCGGTCCGAAGTGGCTTGTGATTATTGGTCTGGCTGTCGTAACGGTGGTACTCTTCATGTACACTGGAATTACACCAACAACGACACTGGCCAAAATTATTACGCTGCATGTGTTCATGATGGTTGGAATCTCGATGATTATGATGCCTGCACAGACGAATGGTCTGAACCAATTGCCACGTGAGTACTATCCTCACGGTACTGCCATCATGAATACGTTGCAACAGGTTTCCGGAGCGATCGGTACGGCTGTTGCGGTAAGTATACTGAGCGCAGGTCAATCCCGCTTCTTGAGCGGAGTGGCGAACCCGGAAAGTCCTGAGAATCAACTGGCAGGTTTCACGTCAGGTGTACAGAATGCGTTTGTATTCGCATTAGTTCTGTCGATTATCGGTCTGATTACTTCACTCTTTGTGAAACGGGTCAAAGTAGGATCAACGCCAGGACAACAAGGTCCTATGCATTAA
- a CDS encoding family 43 glycosylhydrolase, whose amino-acid sequence MKRYWVRVLNISVLSTTLLTATTLAPVSVFANGSEAPVGNSQTSTTTIATPAPSFKNVSVHDPSVIKVDDTFYIFGSHLQVAKSKDFLNWDLVASGVTDNNPVVPNVTQEFAEALEWAQTDTLWAADVIQLADGKFYMYYNACKGDSPRSALGIAVADNIEGPYKDQGILLKSGMWDQISEDGTIYDATIHPNVVDPDVFYDKNGKLWMVYGSYSGGIFILEMDATTGKPLPNQGYGKKLTGGNHSRIEAPYMLYSPETDYYYLYLSYGGLGADGGYNIRVARSQSPDGPFLDAEGNDMINVKADKDKPLFDDRSIEPFGVKLMGNFLFERQIGDPGTGLGSGYVSPGHNSAYVDPETGKQFLIFHTRFPGRGEEHEVRVHEMHMNADGWPVVSPYRYAALGEDTTQLTTQDIAGQYQWVNHGKDITADIKPSQTVQFTADGQIHGAVTGTWSLGADNKIQITSNNVVYKGVFTDEWNSESQSTVLTFSALSSSGIAIWGTQGVERSDQDIVDAVKKDLSISNTDQVFFNLSLPTKGTSDADITWKSSNASALSTTGVVQRPRAGKGDAKVKLTATIRKGTAVSSKTFNVIIPQQAVSPLLGEYTFEHKKIGKVAQDYSKNEYHGQAFNVVSSAASGKNQAAAFNGTDSFIQLPGLITDTTDFTFSAWVNWDGGGSWQRIFDFGNGLTRHMFLTPSQHNGALQFTIHNEGRDQSLIAANPLPSKEWVHVAVTLQGDVGTMYVNGTSVASSSEITFNPKDLQVTEAYVGKSRFTADPFYKGSLDNVKVYDKALTAKEIQRQAKEKP is encoded by the coding sequence ATGAAACGTTATTGGGTACGCGTACTTAACATTTCTGTACTAAGCACCACATTACTTACTGCAACAACTTTGGCACCGGTCTCGGTGTTCGCAAATGGTTCAGAGGCACCCGTGGGTAACTCGCAGACTTCCACCACAACTATCGCAACTCCTGCTCCATCATTCAAAAATGTTTCTGTGCATGACCCTTCCGTCATTAAGGTGGATGATACGTTTTATATTTTTGGTTCACACCTGCAAGTAGCTAAGTCCAAAGACTTTTTGAACTGGGATCTGGTCGCCTCCGGCGTTACGGATAACAACCCTGTTGTCCCCAATGTAACCCAGGAATTCGCTGAAGCGTTGGAGTGGGCGCAGACGGATACGTTATGGGCGGCAGATGTCATTCAGCTCGCGGACGGCAAATTTTATATGTACTACAATGCTTGTAAAGGGGACTCCCCGCGATCAGCGCTCGGCATTGCTGTCGCAGACAATATCGAAGGCCCTTATAAGGATCAAGGCATTCTGTTAAAATCCGGCATGTGGGATCAGATCAGTGAGGATGGTACCATTTACGATGCAACGATTCATCCCAATGTGGTTGATCCTGATGTCTTCTATGATAAAAACGGCAAGTTATGGATGGTGTATGGCTCGTATTCCGGAGGGATTTTCATTCTGGAGATGGACGCAACGACAGGCAAACCACTGCCAAATCAAGGGTATGGCAAAAAGCTGACCGGAGGCAATCATAGTCGTATTGAAGCCCCTTATATGCTCTACAGTCCAGAAACCGATTATTATTATCTGTACCTGTCTTACGGTGGACTAGGTGCTGATGGAGGATACAACATTCGTGTTGCTCGCTCCCAATCACCGGATGGGCCTTTCCTCGATGCGGAAGGAAACGATATGATCAACGTTAAAGCGGACAAGGATAAACCATTGTTTGATGATCGTTCTATTGAGCCTTTTGGAGTCAAATTGATGGGGAACTTCCTGTTCGAGAGACAGATCGGTGATCCGGGCACAGGCCTAGGTAGCGGCTATGTATCGCCAGGACATAACTCTGCTTATGTTGATCCGGAGACTGGCAAACAATTTCTCATCTTCCATACTCGCTTTCCAGGGCGTGGCGAAGAGCATGAAGTTCGCGTACACGAGATGCATATGAATGCAGATGGTTGGCCCGTTGTTTCTCCATATCGCTATGCGGCTTTGGGAGAAGATACCACGCAACTGACAACTCAGGATATCGCCGGTCAGTACCAATGGGTGAATCATGGTAAGGACATCACGGCGGACATCAAGCCATCCCAGACCGTTCAGTTCACGGCAGATGGGCAGATTCATGGTGCCGTGACAGGAACGTGGAGTCTTGGTGCAGACAACAAGATTCAGATCACTTCGAATAATGTTGTGTACAAAGGCGTTTTCACAGATGAATGGAATTCGGAATCTCAGAGTACAGTTCTGACCTTTAGCGCCCTCTCCTCCTCCGGGATTGCCATCTGGGGAACTCAAGGTGTTGAACGGAGTGATCAGGACATTGTAGATGCGGTGAAAAAGGACCTGAGCATTAGCAATACGGATCAAGTGTTCTTTAATCTGTCTCTGCCTACCAAGGGAACAAGTGATGCAGACATTACGTGGAAAAGCTCCAATGCTTCGGCTCTATCCACTACAGGTGTAGTGCAGCGACCACGCGCTGGTAAGGGCGATGCCAAAGTGAAATTAACCGCAACGATTCGTAAAGGAACTGCGGTAAGCTCCAAAACGTTTAACGTTATCATTCCACAGCAAGCGGTAAGCCCATTGCTCGGGGAGTATACTTTTGAACACAAGAAAATTGGCAAAGTCGCACAGGATTACAGCAAAAACGAATATCACGGACAAGCCTTTAACGTGGTCAGTTCTGCTGCAAGTGGCAAAAATCAGGCTGCTGCATTCAATGGGACAGACAGTTTCATCCAGTTACCTGGACTCATTACAGATACAACGGATTTCACGTTTAGCGCTTGGGTCAATTGGGACGGCGGCGGGTCCTGGCAGCGTATTTTCGACTTTGGAAATGGTTTGACGAGACATATGTTCCTCACACCCTCCCAGCATAATGGAGCATTACAATTCACCATTCATAATGAGGGACGGGATCAGAGCCTGATTGCAGCAAATCCACTGCCTTCTAAAGAGTGGGTTCATGTCGCTGTAACCCTTCAGGGTGATGTGGGCACTATGTATGTGAATGGTACATCGGTTGCAAGTAGCTCTGAAATTACTTTTAACCCGAAAGATCTCCAGGTAACGGAAGCTTATGTAGGCAAGAGTCGTTTTACGGCTGATCCGTTCTACAAAGGAAGCCTCGATAATGTAAAAGTATATGATAAAGCTTTAACAGCCAAGGAAATCCAGCGTCAGGCCAAAGAAAAGCCTTAA
- a CDS encoding lipase family protein produces the protein MGIAYKTTVFNSKTAIFLAAMSYQTYPLFFEGKLVLPKGFKLRSTIRASADVENPTELVFGFIAESRDQIVVAFRGYASYPADLLASYDIFQIAYPFVQNGGKTSRGFTCLYRSTRNDLIRELKKFSTAKRLYITGHNYGGALATLAALDISVNTGFKHPFVYTYGSPRIGDPKFVSRFNSTVKHSARIVNIHDTFPTFPARRYPPPFTKRGITYQHVKTKVPISFQLNNVSRNDSIACYFNKLSQKNLEFAKALCHKNPGFCPDTGMCFPYQGC, from the coding sequence ATGGGTATAGCTTATAAAACAACTGTTTTTAACAGCAAAACGGCCATATTCCTGGCCGCAATGAGCTATCAGACGTACCCGTTATTTTTTGAGGGAAAGCTGGTCTTACCGAAAGGATTTAAGCTTCGATCTACGATTCGCGCTTCTGCCGACGTCGAGAATCCTACGGAGCTTGTATTCGGATTTATTGCCGAGTCACGGGATCAAATCGTTGTTGCGTTTAGAGGGTACGCTTCGTATCCGGCGGACCTTCTTGCTTCGTATGATATCTTTCAGATCGCGTATCCTTTCGTCCAAAACGGAGGGAAAACCTCGCGTGGCTTTACATGCTTGTATCGCTCAACCCGAAACGACTTGATCCGTGAATTAAAAAAGTTCTCGACAGCTAAAAGGCTGTATATTACCGGCCACAACTACGGCGGAGCTTTGGCCACGCTTGCCGCTTTGGATATTTCGGTAAACACCGGGTTTAAACATCCGTTCGTTTATACGTACGGCAGTCCGCGCATCGGAGATCCCAAATTCGTTTCCCGCTTTAACAGTACAGTTAAACACAGTGCGCGAATCGTCAACATTCATGACACTTTCCCGACGTTCCCGGCCCGCAGGTATCCGCCTCCCTTTACAAAGAGAGGGATTACTTATCAGCATGTAAAAACGAAGGTACCCATCTCTTTTCAACTGAACAATGTGTCGCGCAACGACTCGATTGCTTGCTATTTTAACAAGCTCAGCCAAAAGAATCTCGAATTTGCCAAAGCGCTATGCCACAAAAACCCGGGCTTCTGTCCCGATACCGGTATGTGCTTTCCGTATCAGGGATGCTAG
- a CDS encoding XRE family transcriptional regulator, with translation MKNINSILAQNLKQLREQRKLSLDKVAEMSGISKTMLGQIERGESNPSIATVWKIANGLKTSFTTLIHEPKSDTTVVTCDDIQVLMEDEGRIRIYPHFPFEEGRRFEIYMMEMDSKSELNAEPHIEGTEEFITVFEGEVTIRVGTEEYMVNQGESIRFRADRPHAYINPGAKTNRLNMVIHYSK, from the coding sequence TTGAAAAACATTAATAGTATTCTCGCTCAGAACCTGAAACAGCTTAGGGAACAAAGAAAACTCAGTCTGGACAAGGTCGCCGAAATGTCTGGTATTAGCAAGACCATGCTTGGTCAGATTGAACGTGGTGAATCCAATCCATCGATTGCAACCGTATGGAAGATTGCTAATGGCCTGAAAACCTCATTTACTACTTTGATTCACGAGCCGAAGTCAGATACTACCGTTGTAACGTGCGATGATATTCAAGTATTGATGGAAGACGAGGGCAGGATTCGAATATATCCGCATTTTCCTTTTGAAGAGGGTCGTCGTTTTGAAATATATATGATGGAGATGGACTCTAAGTCTGAGTTGAATGCTGAACCGCATATCGAAGGTACGGAAGAATTTATCACGGTCTTTGAAGGGGAAGTTACGATTCGGGTAGGGACGGAAGAATATATGGTGAACCAAGGGGAGTCGATACGTTTCCGAGCAGACAGGCCCCATGCCTATATTAATCCCGGTGCTAAGACGAACAGATTAAACATGGTTATTCATTATTCGAAGTGA
- a CDS encoding MBL fold metallo-hydrolase has protein sequence MTKYENQLPTSAGMNFKSLISILRDSMRGNVERRPSGTMPMEICEPAETFSASDNPQVTWFGHSAFLLEIEGHRLLFDPMLGNRPSPVSWVGTKRYSTNLPIQPEDFPTLDAIIISHDHYDHLDYDSIRRLKDKTKRFIVPLGVRRRLIQLGVPSEQITEHDWWDELSFKGLTFACTPARHFSGRGLFDRNSTLWCSWVIAGQHTKVFFSGDSGYGPHFKEIGSKYGPFDLTMMECGQYDERWSNIHMMPEETVQAHLDVGGKLLIPIHWAAFTLAYHAWNEPVERITKAAHALNVKIATPKIGEKVVLHTEDYPTHPWWRPELG, from the coding sequence ATGACAAAATACGAAAATCAGCTCCCGACATCGGCAGGCATGAACTTCAAGTCCCTGATCAGTATATTGAGAGATTCCATGCGTGGCAATGTCGAGCGGAGGCCATCTGGCACGATGCCTATGGAGATATGTGAACCTGCTGAAACCTTCAGTGCATCCGATAATCCACAGGTTACATGGTTCGGACATTCGGCTTTTTTACTTGAAATCGAAGGGCATAGGTTACTCTTTGATCCGATGCTGGGCAATCGTCCATCACCTGTATCCTGGGTGGGTACCAAACGTTACAGCACCAATCTACCGATTCAACCGGAAGATTTCCCAACGCTGGATGCAATCATTATATCGCATGATCATTATGACCATCTGGATTATGACTCCATCCGCAGATTGAAGGATAAAACAAAGCGATTTATCGTACCGCTTGGGGTACGTCGACGGCTGATTCAACTGGGTGTGCCTTCGGAACAGATTACCGAGCATGACTGGTGGGATGAGTTATCGTTCAAAGGTTTAACATTCGCTTGCACGCCAGCGCGACATTTCTCAGGCAGAGGTTTATTTGACCGTAATTCTACCTTATGGTGTTCGTGGGTCATCGCTGGACAACATACAAAGGTATTCTTTAGTGGTGACAGCGGATATGGTCCTCATTTCAAGGAAATTGGCAGTAAATACGGTCCATTTGACCTCACCATGATGGAATGTGGGCAATATGACGAGCGGTGGTCCAACATTCACATGATGCCGGAAGAAACGGTGCAAGCGCATTTGGATGTAGGGGGTAAGTTGCTCATCCCGATTCATTGGGCCGCATTCACGCTGGCCTATCATGCCTGGAATGAACCGGTTGAACGGATTACGAAGGCTGCACATGCTTTGAACGTTAAGATTGCAACTCCCAAAATCGGCGAGAAGGTTGTTCTTCATACGGAGGATTACCCTACACATCCATGGTGGAGACCGGAATTAGGATAA